Proteins from a genomic interval of bacterium:
- the nikB gene encoding nickel ABC transporter permease produces MLKFILKRLLLMFIVILGATVITFSLMYFAPGDPAEMIAIGRYGVQDLTPEDIELIRKAEGLDAVALIQYFKWLNHVLHGDLGCSLITGDSVRSEILVRFPATLKLAIASMILSLLIAIPVGIISATKQYSLIDNLSMIGVLIGVSMPNFWLGLLLILLFSLHLGWLPVCGYGDIKHLILPAITLGTSMAALSTRLTRSSMLEVLRQDYIRAARAKGLSERTVIYKHAIKNAFIPIVTVMGLQFGWLLEGTVIVETIFAWPGIGRLLVESIFARDFAMIQGCVIFIAFIFVLVNLVVDLSYVWLDPRIRYEKER; encoded by the coding sequence ATGTTAAAATTCATCTTAAAACGGCTGCTGTTGATGTTCATCGTCATATTAGGAGCGACAGTGATCACATTTTCTCTAATGTATTTCGCCCCAGGTGACCCTGCCGAGATGATCGCAATAGGTAGGTATGGCGTGCAAGATTTGACGCCGGAGGACATAGAATTAATAAGAAAAGCGGAAGGTCTCGATGCTGTGGCGCTTATCCAGTATTTCAAATGGCTAAACCATGTTTTACACGGTGACCTTGGATGCTCCTTGATAACTGGCGATTCAGTGCGATCAGAAATCTTGGTGAGATTTCCAGCCACATTAAAGCTTGCTATTGCCAGTATGATATTATCTCTCCTAATAGCGATCCCAGTTGGGATTATCTCTGCAACCAAGCAATACTCTTTAATAGATAATCTCAGCATGATAGGAGTATTAATAGGAGTCTCTATGCCCAATTTCTGGCTTGGATTATTACTTATATTGCTTTTTTCATTACATCTTGGTTGGCTTCCTGTCTGCGGTTATGGGGACATCAAACATCTGATACTGCCTGCTATAACACTTGGAACAAGTATGGCAGCTCTTTCAACAAGGCTTACAAGGTCAAGCATGCTGGAGGTTCTCAGGCAGGATTATATCAGGGCAGCGAGAGCAAAGGGGTTGAGTGAGAGGACGGTTATATATAAGCATGCAATAAAGAATGCATTTATTCCCATAGTCACGGTTATGGGGTTGCAGTTTGGGTGGCTGCTTGAGGGTACAGTCATCGTAGAAACAATATTTGCCTGGCCGGGAATAGGTAGACTTTTGGTGGAGTCAATATTCGCTCGAGACTTTGCGATGATCCAAGGTTGTGTAATATTTATTGCTTTCATATTTGTCCTCGTTAACCTGGTAGTTGATCTCTCCTATGTTTGGCTTGATCCAAGGATAAGGTACGAGAAGGAGCGATAA